In Ignavibacteria bacterium, the genomic stretch TTCTCAGGCGCGGTATCCAGCCGTACTGCCTGTTTTCCACCTGCGCGCGTATGAGCGCGTTCTTGGGGTTTGAAGCCGCGTTAAAGCCGTTTTCACGAGTAAGCCTGAAGTAGGATGTGTCGGCCCAGGAGGCGTCATAGTCAAAAAATCCGTTACCCAGCACCATAAATAAAGCCGAGTTGAATGATATATGGTCGTTTATGTTATACTCATTTAAGAGTTCAAAGTGCGGCTGCGAAAAGTTTTCCACCTCATCCGGGCGGCGCTCCAGCGTGTATGTAAACTTCCCGTCTGAGGCTTCCCAGTAGGAGTAGTTCATGCGCCTTAAATTCCTGTCCTTGACCGTGAACTTTGGAAGCCCCGTATAGGCCAGTCCGTCTGAAACCGGTCCGCCGTAAAAGTTAAACTGTGTAGTCAGCTTTTTATCGTAGCGTACAGCCGAGACGTAGTAGGCGTTAAAGTTGCTCCAGGCGGTATTCCTGTAGCCCGAAGAGAGCGTCTTACTTAACATAGTATGGATTGAATAAGTATTGTCTATAAGCCCGCTTGAGAAACTTGCCGAGTATTTTCTGGTGTTATAGCTCCCCGTAAAGGCTCCGAATTCAAAATTGGCCTTGCTGCTGAAAGATGAGGTTATAATGTTTATCGACCCGCCGATGGAAGGATAGCCCGTAATGCCGGAGCCCGCGCCTCTTTGTACCTGTACGAGCTCAGAGTTTGAAAGTATGTCCGGGAAATCCAGCCAGTATACATTGTGGTCTTCCGGGTCGTTCTGAGGCACACCGTTAATGGATACGGAGATCCTTCTCTGGTCAAAACCCCTTATACTCAGGTAGTTATAGCCGATGCTGCTTCCCGACTCCGAATAGAAAGTCGTCGAAGGAAGTGACGAGAGGAACTCCGGAACGTCCTGCTCCATATACTTTTCTTCAATTTTACTCCTGTTTACCTTGGAAAACGCCAGAGGCGTAATCCCTTCTTTTCCTATGCTTCCTGTAACAAGAATTGTCTGTGATGAGATGATCTGTGGCTCCAGGCTGACCGTAAGCGCCCCGTCTATGAGACCCTCCTGGTCTATTTTAACGCGCTTTGTGCTGTAGCCAATATAGCTGACAATAAGGTTTCCATCATGTGCATTGCCGGCGGCTAAAGTAAACGTTCCTGTATCATCTGTAGTGGTCTTAAGATCTGTGCCTTCAAGGGCTACGCTTGCCGAAGTAAGAGGCTTCTTAGTCTCCAAATCCACCACTTTCCCCTTTAAGGCCTGGGACCAGATGGCCCCGTTTAAAAATAAAATAAGAACGACTATATACTTCATTTTCTTTTCTCCTTTTAAAAAAAGAAAGCCGTTTTTGTGAAAACGGCTAAAAGTAACAATCATTCTTATATCTTTAGTCGTTTCCCTACGCTGGTATTATCCAGATCAGGTTTCAGGGTATAATCTCAGCCACGGACTTTGCTTCCGCGACACCCCTAACGTTCGGCTTTCGTGTTAGTTCAAAATTGTACTATAAAGATAAGAACAAAATATTAATTAAACTAGTCATCAACCTTTAATTTCTGCCCTACAGAAAGTTTATTTCCCTTAATCTTGTTCATCTTTTTCAGATCCTGAACATCCATGTCATATTTCTGGGCTATGGTATATAAAGTCTCACCCTTCTTTACTTTGTGGGTTTGAGCCTTATTCCCCTTGCTCTTTTTGGTTTCAGCCAGTTCTTTCTTGTTTAACTTCTTGTTAGAAGTAAGTTTTGTCTCCTCTAATTCTTTCTTTGCTGAACCTTTTTTTCCCGAAGTAACTTTTGTTTCGGCCAGCTCCTTCTTCGTTGAAGTCTTCTTCTCCTGATTGAGCTTTGAGCCTTTTTTGCTGCTGTTGATCTTTAACTTGTCGCCTGCAACAATTTTGTTCCCGGAAATATGGTTCCATTTTCTTAAATCAGATGCCCTGACGCCGTATAGCTCAGCAATGTGGCCCAGAGTCTCGCCTGATTTGACAACATGTTCGCCGGCTGAAGAAGAGCTGGATTCATTGTTGTCATCCAGGACCGCTTTTGACCTCTTAAGAGACCTTGTATCTGCCGAGGCATACTGCTCACCTTCATCAGAATAGATCTTAAGAGTCTTTCCGGCCGTAA encodes the following:
- a CDS encoding TonB-dependent receptor gives rise to the protein MIVTFSRFHKNGFLFLKGEKKMKYIVVLILFLNGAIWSQALKGKVVDLETKKPLTSASVALEGTDLKTTTDDTGTFTLAAGNAHDGNLIVSYIGYSTKRVKIDQEGLIDGALTVSLEPQIISSQTILVTGSIGKEGITPLAFSKVNRSKIEEKYMEQDVPEFLSSLPSTTFYSESGSSIGYNYLSIRGFDQRRISVSINGVPQNDPEDHNVYWLDFPDILSNSELVQVQRGAGSGITGYPSIGGSINIITSSFSSKANFEFGAFTGSYNTRKYSASFSSGLIDNTYSIHTMLSKTLSSGYRNTAWSNFNAYYVSAVRYDKKLTTQFNFYGGPVSDGLAYTGLPKFTVKDRNLRRMNYSYWEASDGKFTYTLERRPDEVENFSQPHFELLNEYNINDHISFNSALFMVLGNGFFDYDASWADTSYFRLTRENGFNAASNPKNALIRAQVENRQYGWIPRLR